tttttctcatgataaaaattactttttttttttcctaggatgtGGAGGCCAGTTCACCTGCTGCTCTGGCAGGACTTCAGCCCCACAGTGACTACATTGTTGGAGCAGATCAGGTTTTGCAAGATGTAAGACtcattttcataataatatGCATTATTGGTACAGCTAATACACACAGGTTGTGCCTAAATTTGATCATGTGGAACCTTAGTTGAACACGagcaaataaaactttaaaataaatagtaCCTTTGGAGGCGTCTTTGAAAGATGAGCCACAATTAATCCGGAGTTGCTGATTTTTTCTTAGTCAGAGGACTTCTTCTCGCTGATCGAGGCTCATGAAGGGAAGCCGCTGAAGCTGCTGGTGTACAACACACTAACGGACAACTGCAGAGAGGTGGTGGTCACGCCTAACGGAGCGTGGGGAGGGGAGGGCAGGTATGacaacacacataaacacaagaaaTTTAAGAGAACACACTGTCGAGTACCACCTTGAACAAACCTCCCCccattcctgtttttattgagtcttttatttataacagTCATTTATTATCTTGTGTATGGAGGGTTTgaggtgtggtggtggtgggggtggggtatTTCTattgtgtaaagcactttgtgttacattgtaTTTCTATGAAAAATGCTATACAAGTAAAGTCTGATTAATTGAAATACATCAGTCATTGTTAAAGTACACAAAGTCAGTTGGCTATTGCGATTTGGGTAACTGGTGTTGTAATGGTGCATTTCTATATGTTTGTTAGTTTGGGTTGTGGCATCGGTTACGGCTACCTGCACCGAATCCCTGTACATCCTGATGTGGTGCCGGTGATGCCCTCCACCCCCCCTGCTGAGGAGACCCCCTCTCCAGAGATGCCTACTCATGGATTCACAGAGGTACGTATTACCATCAGCTGACTCGAGATCAACACGAGATCAAACTCTTTGTATCAGTGAAGCTAaccactgtttttttgtttccaggCATCTTTGTTGGCACCTTCAACCCAAAGTGAAGACGTGTCAGACTTGGGGCAGGTCATCCTCGAGGAAGCTCCTCTACCTCCACCTGTCCAGAGAGTCATGGACCCTGGTGAGTTTTAGCTGATAATAAATCAttcagtacaaaaaaaacatatcaccATCTGAGCTACTTTCCATGTGTTTGTTCATATCTCGTcatcttgtgttgtttttttccaggttTCTCCGAATCTGACATGGCCGCGATGAACCCTGACCCTGCTGATCTGTTGGACAGGCTGGATCtgtccatgtcctccattgacATGACCAATACCTCACTGACTATGCACGAGGAGAAGGACGGTGAAATCTCCGGTGTTGGTAAGTTAACACAGCAGCGGTTCATATCACGCTGTACTTCCATACTAATTTTTAGCTGTTAATGAATTTCCGGCTGTTAATCCACGATTTCCTGTCGCGCAGAAGAGCTGGATGAAAGTGAACTGCGCTCATCATCTGAAGACACCCAACCTGAGCCGCAACAGCTGAGCTCCCAGGCAGCCATGGACCTCTCTTCCGCTCTCGATTCCACTGACAATTTGTCAGATTCAGGCGTACCACCGGCAGAGCCATCTGACCTCGAGTCCACAGACCTGCTCAGCTCTATCGGCGAGCCCAGCGATAGCCCAAGTCCACCGACGGATGATCTGGAGCCTCCTGCTGAAgaccctccctcccctcctgctGTCGATCTCCTCCCGTCCTCGTTCGCCGATGATGAGCCCTCTGTGGATGATTCCCCCGCTGAAGCCGACGCAGACGCAGCGGAGCCTGTCACGTTGAGCTCAGCGGAGGAGGCTGTTCGTCTTGAGGAGCCTGCGGAGCCTCAAGATGAAGCTCCTGCTCAACAGTGTGGACACGAGAGCGATAAAGAGGAACCAGAGGAGCCGCCTCTTGAGTAAGCTCACATCAGGCCACAGAGAAAGTGCGCAAGTGCGAAACTAAGTCGACAATcacttgggtttttttttttctttttaaagaaatactaGATATGAAACACAGGACAGACTGACTGTCTTACGTAAGTGTACGACTCTATCATCAGAATAGTGACACTACAAAAACACTTAGACACTGTAATAATATTCCGTTTGTTTCACATGAGAGAATTTAAAGTTGCTGATCATTTctaagcttaaaaaaaaaaggttataatgTTGTAAACATTTTCCCTTCACGCCTGGTGCGAAATTAGATCATACGGGTGACGAGACTTTGGATCTCGTGCACTGATGTAACGACTACTTGAACGCTTCCAAAGATCCTATTTACTACAGCAGAGCACAGCTGCACCAGAACATCCGGAACACTATCATGTTTTTAAAGCTATCTGACTGTCTGCAGCTCAGATGAGTTTTTACAGTCTTAAAGTGCAATGTGACACTTGTTGtcgatgtgtttttaaaagaatattgTTCAAATAACCCtaaaaacaagctttaaaaaaaaaaaaaaaagtgggatgAAAATGACAAGCAGGGAAACTTTCATAGTAGTTTACAGCCCACATATTTGATTTTCAACGTGCTAATGCTGCGTTATGAGGGAAAATGTTAATCCTCTTTTACTGTTTAACCAGTCAAGTACATGTTTTTACACCAGATTTGATGAAGCAAGTATGTTTTAAATACTAAGCATTAATTTGATTATTCTGCCACAAcctggaaacattttttattgcttgtATAACTGGAATTATGTCCTGATGTCTTCAACTgtagtctgtttttttctgtgatctATGCAACAGTAGATGAACACTGCCCGTGACCCGTTATGTCAATCCAATAGGTGACAGGCTTTTATACATGTAATGAGTTTAAAtagttggggggggggctgctgtTGGgtaattgttttctgtttttctaggTTGGGGGGTAGGGTAGTAAGGtagtgggggtggggggagggtcCCTCTTAATGTTTTTCACTCTCTAAAGTAGGTGCTAGTGtgtaaaataaggaaaagtatttttgcagatattttatcaatgcattgtatgttttattaggAATGAGTGCAGAGTCttctgatgaatgtgaaatgGGTGAATCTTTGATGGTTAAACAATcatatcactttaaaaaaaaaaaagaagaaactgtccctttttgttttttcttattccaCTCATCAGCTCAACACATTACAACTCCAAACACATCCACATTATAATTCCCCCCCCCTCATTAATCTCTCATTGTTAAACCATTCCAATTTATTTCCTTCAATGcctaaaatatacatatttcaCAAATTATTACAACAAGGGATATTGCAGTGTTATGGCCTAATTATGGTACCCATCCTGTTTTGGCCAATTAGAGCTCACTCAATGTGTTCCCACTATAGCGTTAAAACACTCTCTTcatggcaataaaaaaaaaaaaaaaacatcaaattttaCAATGAAAAGATCTGGTGCTCTTTGTTTTTTGGTGACACACCAAGACAGAAATGAGTATTACCATTTATTTGACTTTGGTGAACTTCCCACAGTGGTTGAATATTTGTATGTTTCTCTTCGGATGAGGTTTATCCTTCAAgttatattcatgtttaattGAACTATTTAATCTAACTGAAATATACATTAAGGAAC
This genomic interval from Scomber scombrus chromosome 11, fScoSco1.1, whole genome shotgun sequence contains the following:
- the gorasp1a gene encoding Golgi reassembly-stacking protein 1a yields the protein MGLSQSSDASEGGTYGYHVHGVQPNSPAETCGLQPFFDFILSLDNKRLNEENDQLKEILKACAEKAVRMEVYSTKTTRVRELEVVPNNMWGGQGLLGASVRFCSYQGANENVWHVLDVEASSPAALAGLQPHSDYIVGADQVLQDSEDFFSLIEAHEGKPLKLLVYNTLTDNCREVVVTPNGAWGGEGSLGCGIGYGYLHRIPVHPDVVPVMPSTPPAEETPSPEMPTHGFTEASLLAPSTQSEDVSDLGQVILEEAPLPPPVQRVMDPGFSESDMAAMNPDPADLLDRLDLSMSSIDMTNTSLTMHEEKDGEISGVEELDESELRSSSEDTQPEPQQLSSQAAMDLSSALDSTDNLSDSGVPPAEPSDLESTDLLSSIGEPSDSPSPPTDDLEPPAEDPPSPPAVDLLPSSFADDEPSVDDSPAEADADAAEPVTLSSAEEAVRLEEPAEPQDEAPAQQCGHESDKEEPEEPPLE